One Brassica napus cultivar Da-Ae chromosome C2, Da-Ae, whole genome shotgun sequence DNA window includes the following coding sequences:
- the LOC125581306 gene encoding protein CLT1, chloroplastic-like, with translation MVFLGRRYRINQVFGCVLVAFGVIVSVASGSEAANSFKDAGIFWSVLMVLSFMLQGADTVMKEIIFIDSKKRLKGASLDLFVVNSYGSIFQVICIALLLPFLSKLWGIPFNQLPSYLRDGGACFLNIGAKTTGCEGAPLLPIMFVMMNMAYNISLLRLIKISSAVVSSLKV, from the exons ATGGTTTTTCTCGGGAGGAGATATAGAATAAACCAAGTATTCGGATGTGTTCTTGTAGCGTTTGGTGTAATCGTCAGTGTGGCAAG TGGATCGGAGGCCGCTAATTCATTTAAAGATGCTGGAATATTTTGGAGTGTTCTTATGGTATTATCTTTTATGCTTCAAGGAGCAGATACAGTAATGAAG GAAATCATCTTTATAGATAGCAAAAAGCGGTTGAAG GGTGCTTCACTTGATCTCTTTGTTGTAAACTCATATGGTTCAATTTTCCAA GTCATATGCATTGCGTtgcttcttccttttctttcaaAACTTTGGGGCATACCGTTTAACCAACTACCAAGCTATCTCAGAGACGGAGGTGCTTGCTTTCTGAACATTGGTGCTAAAACAACAG GATGCGAAGGGGCTCCTCTTCTACCTATAATGTTTGTAATGATGAACATGGCTTACAACATCTCTCTTCTACGCCTCATCAAGATCTCATCTGCTGTTGTGTCGTCTCTGAAAGTGTAA
- the LOC106377788 gene encoding glutathione S-transferase T3-like, with amino-acid sequence MEPISLNSHGFVNLLASESSQPIDIGCSEVPKPAERRKWTTKEDVVLISAWLNTSKDPIVSNEQKAGSFWKRIEECVNASPLLVGSVPREWSQCKQRCGRVNEQVCKFVGCDVSSFNPII; translated from the coding sequence ATGGAACCAATTTCCCTTAACTCTCACGGGTTCGTTAACCTCCTTGCCTCCGAAAGCAGTCAACCAATAGATATTGGTTGTTCTGAGGTTCCAAAACCTGCGGAAAGGCGGAAGTGGACAACCAAAGAAGATGTGGTGCTGATcagtgcttggttgaacacCAGCAAGGATCCAATCGTGAGTAATGAGCAGAAGGCTGGCTCATTTTGGAAGCGCATAGAGGAGTGTGTGAATGCAAGCCCTCTGCTCGTTGGTTCCGTTCCTAGGGAGTGGAGTCAATGTAAGCAGAGGTGTGGTAGGGTTAATGAACAGGTTTGCAAGTTCGTGGGATGTGAtgtgtcgagttttaacccgattatctaa